The proteins below come from a single Hemitrygon akajei chromosome 2, sHemAka1.3, whole genome shotgun sequence genomic window:
- the lrrc2 gene encoding leucine-rich repeat-containing protein 2 isoform X2 codes for MKVQMQHLKSKLGKNTQLLNFLDLTTNTITKDKRFIFELQGLEWKEVPESLTEKTYLREWHIKKTSIEIIPSFIIMFQDLIVMDLSRNCIKELPAEIGKMTKLKELNVSFNKLTSIPPELGNCENLEKLNLASNLKLAELPFELRDLQKLSHLDLSSNQFLSMPICVLRMSNLKSLDLSSNKLKELPQDLDRLSELQTLFLQKNKMTYLSKVLCRMPNLKMLVVSGDDIKNLPSALLRDPNLKYIDLRENPLDSIGDNTISEIFEDDEHEEFEKDLMHTYFQDLEERETAPTYTTRVSLSLQL; via the exons ATGAAAGTTCAAATGCAACACTTGAAAAGCAAACTTGGAAAGAACACTCAGCTCCTAAATTTTCTGGACTTGACAACAAACACCATAACAAAGGACAAAAGATTTATTTTTGAACTGcaaggactggaatggaag GAGGTTCCTGAATCCTTAACGGAGAAGACTTATCTCAGAGAGTGGCATATTAAGAAAACAAGCATAGAAATCATTCCATCATTCATTATCATGTTCCAGGATCTGATTGTAATGGATTTATCCCGGAATTGTATCAAGGAGCTTCCAGCTGAAatag GCAAGATGACCAAACTGAAAGAGCTGAATGTTAGTTTCAACAAGCTCACGTCCATTCCACCAGAGCTTGGGAACTGTGAGAACCTGGAGAAACTGAATTTAGCAAGTAACCTGAAACTGGCTGAGCTCCCATTTGAG CTGCGCGATCTGCAGAAACTCAGCCACTTAGATCTGTCCTCGAACCAGTTTCTGAGCATGCCCATTTGTGTTCTTCGGATGTCCAACCTCAAGAGCCTAGATCTTAGCAGCAATAAACTGAAGGAACTTCCTCAGGATCTGGACAG GCTCAGTGAGCTCCAGACCCTTTTCCTTCAGAAGAACAAGATGACCTACCTATCCAAAGTCTTGTGTAGAATGCCTAATCTAAAGATGTTGGTTGTCAGTGGCGATGACATCAAGAACTTGCCATCTGCTCTTTTGAGGGATCCCAATCTAAA ATATATTGATCTTCGAGAAAATCCACTTGACAGTATTGGAGATAATACAATCAGTGAAATATTTGAAGATGATGAACATGAAGAATTTGAAAAAGATTTGATGCACACATACTTTCAGGATTTGGAAGAAAGAG